ggcaacatagtaagactctgtctcaaaaaaagaagaagaagaagaaagctggGCTCTGGGTGAATAAGATGAAGGGGAAGAGGCCAAGGAAGTCCAACCTAAATCCCAGCTGTCTGATGGAGAGGTCCTTGGTCAGGACCCCTCTGAACACATGGCCCTATTGTCCCCTAGCATTGCTAATACCACCCAGTGCTACCTGCTGTACTCAGCTCTACCGACAGCAACTCTCAAACAAGCTACTGAGGAAGGTCATCCGGGTGGAACTTCAGGAGGCTGATGGGGACTGTTATCTCCAGGCTTTTGTGTGAGCTCTGACCCCACCTCAATACTCCTTACTCTGACCTCAGCCCCAGCCCTTAATGCTGACCCCAACCCCAAGCCCAACTGCTAACTCTGATGCTGACTCAGGTTTTCATCTTGTCCTTGCCCCTGATCCCTGGACCCTAAACTCACCCCCAAGCTATGGGCATAGCCTTAGACCTTTCCCTTCCCAGGCTTCACCTGGCTCGACGCAGCATATGCATCCACCCCCAGAACCACAGCCTCGCTCAGTGGTTTAAGCAACAAGGGAGAAGGCTCCAGGGGAGTCTACCCAACCTGAATTTGGAGCTGCTTGAGAAGATGGACCGGAGCCCCCAACAGCCAAAATAATAAATCAGCATTCAACAATAATCTGAGTGTGATTTTCGAGAACTTCCTCATTCTCTTTATTTGCATCTTCACAGCCCCTGCAAGGGGCAAGGCCAAGAGCCAATGACCCACACACACTCCCCAGGTACCTACATATATACACCAAAAAGAGAACACAACGTTCCCTGTTTCACATATACATGGACACAAATATACACATCTGCACACATTCCTCAGGTGGAACTCCAGCTGTGGGATGCAATCAGAGATCCAGGCACCTTTCAGCTGGTAAAGGGTCTCACAGAAATTGGCTCCAAACAAAACTTCCACCTGTGACCCTGTCCGTAGGGATCTACTGTCCTGCCTGGGTTCTATCTGTCCATTCATCTGCACCAGCAAGACAGAGTTATAGGTGGAATCAGCTAAAGCCCTTGTGGGTCCTCTACAGGTTTGGAGCTCCTAGAAGAAGTAGGAGGCAAATCAGGAGAGATGGTGAAACTGGACCTTGGCCTAGATACTCAGGGGACTAAGGGAGATGACCCATTTCTGAGCCCGACACTGAAAATAAGTGGAGGATCCCAACTCTGAGGGAGCTGCTTCAACATCCTGAAAAACTGGGAGTAAATCTAGCTCTTGACCCATGCATGCCAAAAATGAAAGCAGGGACCCAGCACTGATTGAAGACACCCCTCCCCTAAAAAAGATGGGTATCTAGCTCTTTTTTGAAGAGAGGAGTCCATTTAGGATCCTCAGTATACCAAGAGAGAGGAAAGACTCATTTCTGAGCCCAAAGACTCAAGAAGGAAAGGTCCAGTCCTCAGCCTAAATATTGTTAAGAATAAGAGATCCAACTTGGATTCCAACAAAAATGACTATAGCAACCAGCTCTTAATCCAGGAACTCTCAAAATGGGGGCACACCTTTCCAAATCTAAACTTCCTGGAGGTCCTACTCACCCGGAAGCCTATCCACTGGAATCATTGGAGCCAAGAACCTAGGCTTTTGGGGTCCATGCTTCCTACTCCGTCTCAGCCTCAACCTAGGGCATAAAAAGGCAGCTATCTCCCCAACAATGTGAGGCATCATGGTCTCTTCCAAAAAGTTATATTACTAAAGGGTCAGGAGAGGAATCAGGAGAAACATGAAGTGGGGTGTAAGGGATGGAGGTTCCAGAATCAAACTGACTCAGTGGGAAGTTATGAAGGGTGAAGATAAATGTAGTCTATGAACATCAGGGCATCTGCACGGATCAGAGGCTCAGGGACCAATGGCAGTCACTTACCAGAG
This region of Nycticebus coucang isolate mNycCou1 chromosome 2, mNycCou1.pri, whole genome shotgun sequence genomic DNA includes:
- the CCL27 gene encoding C-C motif chemokine 27; amino-acid sequence: MKEPSSTSSLLLLLLLLLLPDPKAALLIPPSATCCTQLYRQQLSNKLLRKVIRVELQEADGDCYLQAFVLHLARRSICIHPQNHSLAQWFKQQGRRLQGSLPNLNLELLEKMDRSPQQPK